In Atribacterota bacterium, one genomic interval encodes:
- a CDS encoding DUF6530 family protein has translation MKIPAELKHKPVIVSEEYDKIDGRMANKSDAKGLSLGLAQWNDRGNLEISAKIWRHTGEKWSRQSEEMPLHRVLDLAILICKTRKIFMERYHKNEKDYPNYPVLDRIGLQGDAMNIAVCTDNEHIDTDINLFDDCLHKDDEIISERLNVLYDLLKEIKEI, from the coding sequence ATGAAAATACCTGCAGAACTAAAACATAAACCGGTTATTGTCTCAGAAGAATATGACAAAATTGATGGCAGGATGGCAAATAAATCCGATGCCAAAGGACTTTCCCTGGGGCTTGCCCAATGGAACGACAGGGGAAATCTTGAAATTTCTGCTAAAATATGGCGGCATACAGGGGAAAAATGGTCCCGGCAATCAGAAGAAATGCCTTTACACAGGGTGCTGGACCTGGCAATTCTGATTTGCAAAACAAGAAAAATATTCATGGAAAGATATCACAAAAATGAGAAGGATTACCCTAACTATCCGGTACTGGACAGGATCGGCCTGCAGGGTGATGCCATGAATATAGCAGTCTGTACAGATAATGAGCATATTGATACAGATATAAACTTGTTTGATGACTGTTTGCATAAAGATGATGAGATAATCAGTGAAAGGCTGAATGTATTATATGATTTATTAAAGGAAATAAAGGAAATATAA
- a CDS encoding outer membrane lipoprotein-sorting protein, whose product MLNKNNIYFVILIVIALFGSISLAAGAVQLTADEIMDKVKENQAEYENSKTQAEMVLIDSEGKEEIREIIMFEQEEADDKITMLMRFLSPKSVEGVTLLSIENGDKIYLFMPAYQKPRRIAGSSKQENFMGTDFSYEDLSMDYQNDDYTKELLEEDDRQYILEILPADEELSYSKFILYVNKAQFYVEKVEFFNLDGQHTKTLEIKEVKFDDEGRFTPMKMQITNLSDNHQTRMNIIEIEYDLDLSSSFFSIRTLQKPVL is encoded by the coding sequence ATGTTAAACAAAAATAATATTTACTTTGTTATCTTGATTGTTATTGCCCTGTTTGGCAGCATCTCTTTAGCTGCCGGAGCCGTTCAGCTGACTGCTGATGAGATTATGGATAAAGTAAAAGAAAATCAGGCTGAGTACGAAAACAGCAAAACCCAGGCTGAGATGGTTTTAATCGACAGCGAGGGTAAAGAAGAAATAAGGGAAATCATCATGTTTGAACAGGAAGAAGCTGATGATAAGATTACCATGTTAATGCGTTTTCTCTCCCCCAAATCAGTAGAGGGAGTAACCTTATTGAGTATTGAAAATGGTGATAAGATATACCTTTTTATGCCCGCTTATCAGAAGCCAAGGAGAATAGCCGGCTCTTCCAAACAGGAAAACTTTATGGGAACCGATTTTTCCTATGAAGACCTGAGTATGGACTATCAGAATGACGACTATACTAAAGAGCTTTTAGAAGAAGACGACAGACAGTATATACTTGAGATACTGCCTGCTGATGAGGAGCTTTCCTACAGCAAGTTTATTCTCTATGTCAATAAAGCACAATTCTATGTTGAAAAAGTAGAGTTCTTTAACCTGGATGGACAGCATACCAAGACACTTGAGATAAAGGAAGTGAAGTTTGATGATGAGGGAAGATTTACTCCTATGAAAATGCAGATAACCAATCTGTCTGATAATCATCAGACCCGGATGAACATTATAGAGATTGAATATGATCTGGATTTGTCATCGAGCTTTTTCAGTATCCGTACCCTGCAGAAACCGGTCCTTTAG
- a CDS encoding class I SAM-dependent methyltransferase has protein sequence MRWKAYNQLAWTDTILAPPETYVKEAASYIRILKRILKDNKSKNPHRMLHLGCGAGGHDYHFKKHFQVTGIDISEGMLKIARETNPEVEYLNEDMRTVNLNSKFDAVVIPDSIMYMTTISDLKKAINNAVCHLKPGGAFLVVAHLKEDFQNNNFVYSGEKKGIHITVFENNHIISDTTYEATIVYLIRQNSKQNIYHEVHTLGLFSYNDWLTILKENNLKADEIQMNHLYDKYLLEDRQYKLKIFAGKDNYHAG, from the coding sequence ATGAGATGGAAGGCCTATAATCAACTTGCCTGGACTGATACTATTCTGGCTCCCCCGGAAACTTACGTGAAAGAAGCTGCATCTTATATCAGGATATTAAAAAGAATATTAAAGGATAATAAAAGTAAAAATCCTCATAGGATGCTGCATTTAGGCTGCGGAGCCGGCGGGCATGATTATCATTTTAAAAAACATTTTCAGGTAACCGGAATAGATATAAGCGAAGGAATGCTTAAGATAGCCAGAGAAACAAATCCTGAAGTGGAATACCTCAATGAGGACATGCGAACAGTTAATCTTAACAGTAAATTTGATGCAGTGGTTATTCCGGATTCAATTATGTATATGACTACTATTTCAGATCTGAAAAAGGCTATCAACAATGCGGTTTGTCATTTAAAACCCGGTGGTGCCTTCCTTGTTGTTGCCCATCTCAAAGAAGATTTTCAAAACAATAATTTTGTCTATTCCGGTGAAAAAAAAGGCATTCACATAACAGTATTTGAGAATAATCATATTATTTCAGATACAACCTATGAAGCAACTATAGTTTATCTGATTCGCCAAAATAGCAAACAGAATATTTATCATGAAGTTCACACACTGGGATTATTTTCCTATAATGACTGGCTTACGATATTAAAGGAAAATAATTTGAAAGCTGACGAAATTCAGATGAACCATCTCTATGATAAATACCTTTTAGAAGACAGACAGTATAAGCTGAAAATATTTGCGGGTAAGGATAATTATCATGCGGGATAA
- a CDS encoding NADH-dependent [FeFe] hydrogenase, group A6, with amino-acid sequence MQIKIEINNIPVEVEKGTTILNAAKEIGIKIPTLCYLDGLQNPGSCRLCVVEVEGAATLLPACITEATEGMKIKTNSKRVRSARKVLLELILSSHPWECNTCDRNQDCELQTLAEEYGIREVRFQADIVKLPLDTSTPGIVRDPNKCILCRRCVVACQEVQKVSTLGPRYRGFDTIIGPGMVDMLNDAVCVQCGQCAAVCPVGAISECDDTEKVWEVLEDPTKFVVVQTAPAIRAALGECFNMPPGTLVKGRMVTALRRLGFDQVFDTNFAADLTIIEEGHELLTRLKKKLVDNDEDTKLPMFTSCSPGWINYMEHFYPELRDNVSTCKSPQQMFGAVAKTYFADKIGKKKEDMVVVSIMPCTAKKFECSRDEMTDSGTRDVDYVLTTRELGKMVKQAGIDFANLPDGEMDAPLGISTGAADIFANTGGVMEAALRTAYEVVTGKNLPFDKLHVTPVQGLEGVKEAQLTIKGALPEWKFLEGVTLKVAVAHGLGNANKVIESILKGEKEYHFIEIMTCPGGCIGGGGQPRLTTDEVRKARIQAIYKEDEGRELRKSHENPAIKQIYDEFLGKPLGEKSHHLLHTKYFDKKSKKAKV; translated from the coding sequence ATGCAAATAAAAATAGAAATAAACAACATACCAGTGGAAGTAGAAAAAGGAACTACTATCCTGAATGCAGCAAAAGAAATTGGAATTAAGATTCCTACTCTTTGTTACTTAGATGGCCTGCAAAACCCCGGCTCATGTCGCTTATGTGTGGTAGAAGTAGAAGGGGCTGCTACTTTGCTCCCCGCTTGCATAACCGAAGCTACCGAAGGAATGAAAATTAAAACTAACAGTAAAAGAGTAAGAAGTGCTAGAAAAGTCTTATTAGAACTAATTTTGAGCTCTCATCCCTGGGAATGCAATACCTGTGATAGAAACCAGGACTGTGAATTACAGACCTTAGCAGAGGAATACGGCATAAGGGAAGTTAGATTTCAAGCTGATATAGTAAAACTTCCCCTGGATACCAGCACCCCGGGTATTGTCAGAGATCCGAACAAATGTATCTTATGCCGCCGCTGTGTAGTTGCCTGTCAGGAAGTGCAAAAAGTATCAACTTTAGGTCCCCGTTACCGCGGATTTGATACGATTATCGGTCCTGGAATGGTTGATATGCTAAATGATGCCGTGTGCGTGCAATGTGGGCAATGTGCTGCTGTCTGCCCGGTTGGTGCGATCAGCGAATGTGATGATACCGAAAAAGTCTGGGAAGTCTTAGAAGATCCAACGAAATTTGTGGTAGTTCAAACTGCCCCGGCTATCCGTGCCGCCTTAGGCGAATGTTTCAACATGCCCCCTGGCACCCTGGTCAAAGGGCGTATGGTTACTGCTTTACGCAGACTGGGCTTTGACCAGGTATTTGATACCAACTTTGCCGCTGATCTTACTATAATAGAAGAAGGCCATGAACTATTGACTCGTTTAAAGAAAAAATTAGTCGATAATGATGAAGATACTAAACTGCCCATGTTTACCTCCTGTTCTCCGGGCTGGATTAACTACATGGAGCATTTTTATCCTGAACTGAGGGATAATGTTTCTACCTGTAAATCGCCACAGCAGATGTTTGGAGCTGTTGCTAAGACTTATTTCGCTGATAAAATAGGCAAGAAAAAAGAAGATATGGTAGTAGTATCTATTATGCCCTGCACTGCCAAAAAGTTTGAATGCAGCCGGGATGAAATGACCGACAGTGGAACCCGGGATGTGGATTATGTTTTGACTACAAGGGAATTAGGAAAGATGGTTAAACAGGCAGGCATTGATTTTGCAAACTTACCGGATGGTGAAATGGATGCACCACTGGGTATCTCAACCGGTGCTGCAGATATCTTTGCCAATACCGGAGGAGTCATGGAAGCAGCCCTGCGAACAGCCTACGAAGTTGTAACCGGAAAAAATTTGCCTTTTGACAAACTGCATGTGACCCCGGTCCAGGGATTAGAGGGAGTCAAAGAAGCCCAGCTAACCATAAAAGGCGCATTACCGGAATGGAAGTTCTTAGAAGGGGTAACACTAAAGGTGGCTGTCGCCCACGGACTTGGCAATGCTAATAAGGTAATAGAATCCATCTTAAAAGGTGAAAAGGAATATCATTTTATTGAAATCATGACCTGTCCGGGTGGCTGTATCGGAGGAGGAGGCCAGCCACGGCTGACTACCGATGAAGTAAGAAAAGCCAGGATTCAGGCAATCTATAAAGAAGACGAAGGGCGGGAATTAAGAAAATCCCATGAAAACCCTGCTATCAAACAA
- a CDS encoding MFS transporter → MKKNQQNKKTSFNWYILFIVTLTSVVAGIYRDGFAALFPFLQTDFGLTRTQLGMHSTLFYSTSAIVAIYTGRLVDIKGTKWGLVFGSVFMGVFYILHSFAPSFIVILLLAAFTGLTVSLNLPTVSKAVTEWFPYQYRSTALGIQSMGFPAGGLIGAILLPYLGNLFGWRKAIIFPGIIALLYAFFVSRIYTEKKGVANNNKKSKQTVNNTNFWNCFHQLIVNRELLIISLFGFFLGSTSSVITAHFTLFLFLDYNLPKTIAGLGFAIVQFGSIFGRAIWGFLCDGLLKTNKRKTFFYMGILFSFIAVVLSLFLHTLNPSIFTLFLFAFLIGFSGYGWPGLYNAAITETVPEENVGIAIGFASLFMRSGMMLAPPVFGYIADLNGSYNLSWFIWGMLLLLAATSQYLLSRKSIISKNNLPLL, encoded by the coding sequence ATGAAAAAAAATCAACAAAATAAAAAAACTAGCTTCAATTGGTATATACTTTTTATTGTTACCCTGACTTCAGTGGTAGCGGGTATTTACCGTGACGGATTTGCTGCTTTATTTCCATTTTTACAAACAGATTTCGGCTTAACAAGGACACAATTAGGAATGCATTCCACCCTTTTTTATTCTACTTCCGCAATAGTTGCAATTTATACCGGTCGCTTGGTTGATATAAAAGGTACTAAGTGGGGTTTAGTCTTTGGCAGTGTATTTATGGGAGTATTTTATATTTTACATTCCTTCGCTCCGAGTTTTATTGTAATATTGCTTCTGGCTGCTTTTACAGGTCTTACGGTAAGCTTAAACCTGCCAACGGTTAGTAAGGCTGTTACCGAATGGTTTCCATACCAATACAGGAGTACTGCTCTGGGAATACAAAGTATGGGGTTCCCTGCAGGAGGATTAATTGGAGCCATCCTCCTTCCATATTTAGGCAATCTCTTTGGCTGGCGAAAAGCAATTATCTTTCCAGGAATAATTGCCCTGTTGTATGCATTTTTTGTTTCACGTATTTACACAGAAAAAAAGGGTGTAGCTAATAATAATAAAAAATCTAAACAAACCGTTAATAATACAAATTTCTGGAATTGTTTTCACCAATTAATAGTTAACAGGGAATTGTTAATAATTTCATTATTTGGCTTTTTCTTAGGTTCAACCAGTAGTGTAATAACTGCTCATTTTACCCTTTTTTTATTTTTAGATTATAATCTGCCAAAAACAATTGCCGGCCTGGGTTTTGCAATTGTTCAGTTTGGCAGTATTTTCGGAAGGGCGATATGGGGATTTTTATGTGACGGGCTTTTAAAAACTAATAAAAGAAAAACCTTCTTCTATATGGGGATATTGTTTTCATTTATAGCTGTAGTTTTAAGTCTTTTTTTGCATACCCTTAATCCTTCAATATTTACATTATTCTTATTTGCTTTTTTAATCGGTTTTTCCGGATATGGCTGGCCAGGTCTTTATAATGCAGCTATTACAGAAACTGTGCCTGAAGAAAATGTTGGCATAGCAATTGGTTTTGCCTCTCTCTTTATGCGATCAGGAATGATGCTGGCACCTCCTGTTTTTGGCTATATTGCAGACTTAAACGGGTCATACAATTTAAGTTGGTTTATCTGGGGCATGTTACTCCTTCTGGCTGCAACAAGCCAATATTTGCTCTCAAGAAAAAGTATAATTAGTAAGAATAATTTACCATTACTATAA
- a CDS encoding DUF4342 domain-containing protein, whose product MENNNKRESFSVSGEKIIEKVKEIVREGNARKIIIKNEKDETIAEFPLTAGAVGVLLAPALAALGAIAALVTKCTVIVEKK is encoded by the coding sequence ATGGAAAACAATAACAAAAGAGAGTCTTTTTCTGTATCCGGAGAAAAAATAATTGAAAAAGTTAAAGAAATAGTCCGCGAAGGAAATGCCCGAAAGATAATAATAAAAAATGAGAAAGATGAAACAATTGCTGAATTCCCCCTTACTGCCGGAGCAGTAGGCGTGTTACTGGCTCCAGCCTTGGCTGCCCTTGGAGCGATTGCTGCTTTAGTGACTAAATGTACTGTAATTGTTGAAAAAAAATAA
- a CDS encoding MMPL family transporter has protein sequence MKNLATFIRKYSKLIIIFTILLSILSISQIRNLVVDDDITEYLAEGDPEIEFYEEISEKFGSNNENITLIAIEYSDLFELENLQNFKYISEQLEKSDYIASVNSFLNMPKIIATDFGIEVREFVEVFPETRQEARQLEQDAYEDELIRGSYLSPDGKAALLMAESVPDINGTILKNEIEGIVQENIENALKIEYHGYPIMDAQITEMATDNMSLVIIAAIIILALLYYSFRSIQGTIFPALVAILSSLLLLGAIAASGKTVTIIISVIPVVMLSLVTAYGIHFISRYYEERQHFAPEKAIEKAITYSVVPIMMSALTTMAGFASLVTAIIIPMTEFGIFATIGIFVAFLLVIFFLGAIFNVFAPKKVPENFSHHSEDLITRFLNFLANSIVRKKVLIISIIIVVVIVSGFYVTQVKPDSSIEARLGLNNPITKSMDYFKDKFGGVDFLYVYTEAENVKHPYILRSIDKIQNYAKRLPSLSQPASISIFLTQLNEAMENKKIIPANPAKIDNLWFFAEGNEFVDSMIKDDDQSTVLQVRSREMTSLVVEQSIQKVEQFIQQIPKTVKRIDISQLSPEEKEQYYPYIAEDIITSWQANGTELDQTQSAELKEELIRIAGLTNTEFIQTDKDFIEEIISLSSLELEDFGITAIEIEPVISGYLKSNLDSVTFINRITNQLEISEYDAGYLQDVIDSSIAIAGEREKIQYAREQITNIFDLQLTQDNANYLWYLTDDYVYVPDQDGDISSSFSLTGMPVITNRVNDSVYQGQIKSMLTAFVAVFILLAFQFSSIWIGLIAMIPIILTILTSFGIMGIANISLNIGTMMVASVAIGAGIDYTIHFINRYKDELKKNNRIDAMKNTMIGTGRAIVFNSISVAAGLIVLSLSKIEMISIFGKLISSVMLISVVYTLLLLPILLNSVKFKEEKDVKQK, from the coding sequence ATGAAAAATCTTGCAACTTTTATCAGAAAATATTCAAAATTAATAATTATCTTTACAATTTTATTAAGCATATTAAGCATTTCTCAAATCAGAAACCTGGTGGTAGATGATGATATCACCGAGTACCTGGCTGAAGGTGATCCGGAAATAGAATTCTACGAGGAAATTTCAGAAAAGTTTGGCAGTAATAATGAGAACATCACCCTTATTGCCATAGAGTATAGTGATTTATTTGAATTAGAAAACCTGCAAAATTTTAAATATATTTCTGAACAGCTGGAAAAATCTGATTATATAGCTTCGGTAAATTCATTCTTAAACATGCCAAAGATTATTGCCACAGACTTCGGCATTGAAGTTAGAGAATTCGTAGAAGTTTTCCCGGAAACCCGGCAGGAAGCCCGGCAACTGGAACAAGATGCATATGAAGATGAACTAATCCGGGGCTCATACTTATCACCTGATGGCAAAGCAGCCCTGTTAATGGCTGAATCTGTGCCGGATATTAATGGAACTATACTGAAGAATGAAATTGAGGGCATTGTTCAGGAAAATATAGAAAATGCACTTAAAATTGAATATCACGGTTATCCAATTATGGACGCTCAGATTACTGAGATGGCTACTGATAATATGTCATTGGTAATAATCGCAGCTATTATAATTCTTGCTCTTTTGTATTATAGTTTTCGAAGCATTCAGGGAACAATCTTTCCAGCACTGGTTGCAATACTCTCTTCTCTTTTACTATTAGGAGCAATTGCTGCCTCCGGCAAAACAGTAACAATCATTATATCAGTAATTCCGGTAGTCATGCTCTCCCTGGTAACTGCATATGGCATTCATTTTATCAGCAGGTACTATGAAGAAAGACAACACTTTGCTCCTGAAAAGGCTATTGAAAAAGCGATAACTTATTCGGTTGTTCCTATTATGATGAGTGCTTTAACAACGATGGCCGGTTTTGCTTCCCTTGTAACTGCCATCATTATACCGATGACCGAATTTGGGATTTTTGCCACAATCGGTATTTTCGTAGCATTTCTGCTGGTAATTTTTTTTCTTGGGGCAATTTTTAATGTCTTTGCTCCCAAAAAAGTGCCGGAAAATTTCTCTCATCATTCGGAAGATCTAATAACCCGTTTTCTTAATTTTTTAGCAAATTCAATTGTCAGGAAAAAGGTTTTGATTATTAGTATCATTATAGTTGTTGTTATTGTTTCAGGATTCTATGTGACCCAGGTGAAACCAGACTCATCTATTGAGGCAAGATTGGGTTTGAACAATCCTATCACAAAAAGCATGGATTACTTCAAAGACAAGTTCGGGGGGGTTGACTTTCTATATGTATATACAGAGGCAGAAAATGTCAAACATCCTTATATATTAAGAAGTATCGATAAGATTCAAAACTATGCCAAAAGATTGCCCTCTCTTTCTCAGCCGGCTTCCATCAGTATTTTCTTAACACAACTCAATGAGGCAATGGAAAATAAAAAGATTATTCCTGCCAATCCGGCTAAAATAGATAATCTCTGGTTTTTTGCAGAGGGTAATGAATTTGTTGATTCCATGATTAAAGATGACGACCAAAGCACAGTACTGCAAGTGCGTTCAAGAGAAATGACTTCTCTTGTTGTAGAGCAATCCATCCAGAAAGTCGAACAATTTATCCAGCAGATACCAAAGACAGTCAAAAGGATTGACATAAGCCAGCTATCCCCTGAGGAGAAAGAACAGTACTATCCCTATATTGCAGAGGATATTATAACCTCCTGGCAGGCAAATGGAACAGAACTTGACCAGACACAGTCAGCAGAACTAAAAGAAGAGCTGATTAGAATTGCCGGACTTACTAATACGGAGTTTATACAGACCGATAAGGACTTCATTGAAGAAATAATCAGCTTATCTTCTTTAGAGCTGGAAGACTTTGGTATAACAGCTATTGAAATAGAACCTGTTATCTCCGGTTACCTGAAATCTAATCTGGATAGTGTAACATTTATAAACAGGATAACCAACCAGCTTGAAATCTCCGAATATGATGCCGGGTACCTGCAGGATGTTATTGACAGCTCTATTGCCATTGCCGGCGAGAGAGAAAAAATCCAGTATGCCCGGGAGCAGATAACTAATATATTCGATCTGCAGCTGACTCAGGATAATGCCAACTATCTGTGGTATCTGACTGACGATTATGTGTATGTACCTGATCAGGATGGTGATATTTCTTCTTCTTTTAGTTTGACAGGAATGCCGGTCATCACCAATCGTGTAAATGATAGTGTCTATCAGGGACAAATCAAAAGTATGCTGACTGCTTTTGTTGCGGTATTTATATTATTAGCTTTCCAGTTCAGTTCTATATGGATTGGACTTATTGCAATGATACCGATAATACTGACTATCCTCACCTCCTTTGGTATAATGGGAATAGCAAATATCTCTCTGAATATAGGCACTATGATGGTGGCAAGCGTAGCAATTGGAGCAGGTATTGACTATACTATTCATTTTATTAATCGTTATAAAGATGAATTAAAAAAGAATAATAGGATTGATGCAATGAAAAATACCATGATCGGAACCGGCCGTGCCATTGTTTTCAACTCTATATCTGTAGCTGCAGGGTTAATCGTATTATCCCTATCAAAGATTGAAATGATTTCAATTTTTGGAAAACTCATTTCCAGTGTAATGCTGATAAGCGTAGTATACACTTTACTGTTATTACCAATACTATTAAATAGTGTTAAATTTAAGGAGGAAAAAGATGTTAAACAAAAATAA
- a CDS encoding TetR/AcrR family transcriptional regulator, whose translation MANNQEDSVKKKVLLAARRLFFGFGYSKVTMDELASELNMSKRTLYQFYESKKILLEAVIYDFFQEFQEEINKITYSKKEDALVSLKQIISLIQAHITKSSIHAFEDIKRNNPKAWETIINLREKMFNNEIRKLLIQAKEEKTVRDDIDIEIIVILILNTIQAVINPETISRFPYTTEEVIDMLSKFVISGIKKPKNNIL comes from the coding sequence ATGGCAAACAATCAGGAAGACTCTGTCAAGAAAAAAGTACTTTTAGCTGCAAGAAGACTATTCTTTGGTTTCGGTTATTCTAAAGTAACGATGGATGAATTGGCTTCTGAGCTCAATATGAGCAAAAGAACCCTCTATCAGTTTTATGAAAGTAAAAAAATATTATTAGAAGCTGTAATCTATGATTTTTTCCAGGAATTCCAGGAAGAAATAAACAAAATTACCTACAGCAAAAAGGAAGATGCGCTTGTTTCATTAAAACAAATCATTTCTTTAATACAGGCTCACATTACAAAATCCAGTATTCATGCCTTTGAAGATATTAAAAGAAATAATCCAAAAGCCTGGGAAACAATAATCAATCTCCGGGAAAAAATGTTTAATAATGAGATTAGAAAACTCCTTATACAGGCAAAAGAAGAAAAAACTGTCCGTGATGATATTGATATTGAAATAATTGTAATATTAATTCTTAATACAATTCAAGCTGTTATAAATCCTGAGACAATATCCAGGTTCCCCTATACAACTGAGGAAGTCATTGATATGTTATCCAAATTTGTCATTTCCGGAATTAAAAAACCTAAAAATAATATTCTTTAA
- a CDS encoding 4Fe-4S binding protein: MIKFFINISRIVFLAIFILLISKGAMVMWLAIFGVTMILALLLGRIFCGWICPMNTVMIPAEWLSKKLNIQAKDTPNWLKSKSLPWIVLLIMVITTIFAKRMFGVQIPILLYLVIFSIIVTIRYKPEIFHNYICPFGLLQSLTGRFALFTERVNHDKCIGCKLCETVCPAEAVVVSKQTKKANINTELCHQCFNCQLICPKNAISYGKKSGSKIDK; the protein is encoded by the coding sequence ATGATAAAATTTTTTATTAATATATCGAGAATTGTATTTTTAGCAATTTTCATTCTGTTGATTTCAAAAGGTGCAATGGTAATGTGGCTGGCAATATTTGGAGTAACAATGATCCTGGCACTATTGCTGGGCAGAATTTTTTGTGGTTGGATATGCCCTATGAATACAGTAATGATACCCGCAGAATGGCTTTCAAAAAAACTGAATATTCAGGCAAAAGATACTCCGAACTGGCTGAAATCCAAATCACTTCCCTGGATAGTGTTACTGATAATGGTAATTACGACGATATTTGCAAAAAGAATGTTTGGTGTTCAAATACCGATACTGTTGTATCTGGTAATTTTTTCTATAATTGTTACTATAAGATACAAACCGGAAATATTCCATAATTATATCTGTCCTTTTGGACTTTTACAAAGCCTTACCGGAAGGTTTGCCCTGTTTACTGAAAGAGTTAATCATGATAAGTGCATCGGATGTAAATTGTGTGAAACGGTATGTCCCGCAGAGGCAGTAGTTGTTTCCAAGCAAACCAAAAAGGCAAATATTAATACTGAATTATGCCACCAATGTTTTAATTGTCAGCTAATATGCCCAAAAAATGCAATAAGTTATGGAAAGAAATCTGGTAGTAAGATTGATAAATAG